A stretch of the Panicum virgatum strain AP13 chromosome 9N, P.virgatum_v5, whole genome shotgun sequence genome encodes the following:
- the LOC120692419 gene encoding uncharacterized protein LOC120692419 has product MSAQDAEAMANSMLRDSPLPNLERGNEEILEGDRSGKIPEGGEGKKLPEGGTDEQPEKTPDDSQTTGKAAGRVEDMPKRALAEVLASTSQITSGSVLSREKVELAVKLLEEALGRKGNQSQDEA; this is encoded by the exons ATGAGTGCTCAAGATGCGGAGGCGATGGCCAACTCCATGCTTCGAGATTCTCCATTGCCGAACTTGGAGAGGGGCAATGAGGAAATCCTGGAAGGTGACAGAAGCGGCAAAATtccagaaggaggagaaggtaaaaagcttcctgagggaggcactGATGAACAGCCCGAGAAGACCCCTGATG ACTCCCAAACCACAGGGAAGGCTGCAGGGAGAGTTGAAGATATGCCCAAAAGGGCCTTAGCTGAGGTgctggcgagtacttcccagatcacatcgggaagtgtcttgtcacgagagaaggtggagcttgctgtcaagctgctggag gaaGCGCTGGGACGGAAGGGTAACCAGTCCCAGGATGAGGCATAG